In Cololabis saira isolate AMF1-May2022 chromosome 10, fColSai1.1, whole genome shotgun sequence, a single window of DNA contains:
- the LOC133451879 gene encoding transmembrane protein 14C-like, with product MAVDWSGLCYAALLAAGGVMGYVKAGSVTSLAAGLLFGLLAAVGAYLASQNPKNVWLSLGTAGTLLVVMGLRFLSSWKFMPAGLMALLSGLMVAKIIAGLLRTRPHKS from the exons ATGGCCGTGGACTGGAGCGGCCTCTGCTATGCTGCGCTGCTGGCAGCAGGAGGAGTGATGGGTTACGTGAAAGCAG GTAGCGTCACCTCTCTGGCTGCAGGGCTCCTGTTTGGCCTGTTGGCTGCAGTTGGTGCTTATCTGGCATCTCAGAATCCCAAGAATGTGTGGCTTTCTTTAG GCACTGCAGGAACATTGTTAGTCGTGATGGGCCTGAGATTTCTCAGCTCCTGGAAGTTCATGCCGGCTGGTTTAATGGCTTTACTAAG TGGACTGATGGTGGCGAAGATCATCGCTGGACTGCTGAGGACAAGACCACACAAATCCtga
- the pak1ip1 gene encoding p21-activated protein kinase-interacting protein 1-like yields the protein MAAVVGLIAGSYEQITFGYQVKTDEKEWTAKADFTHHAHTASVSAVAASERFVVTGSKDETIQLYDMKKRTEHGALLHHDGSITCLEFYGTSHLLSGGEDGLLCVWSTKKWECLKSIKAHKGHVTSLSVHPSGKLAMSVGTDKTLRTWNLINGRSAFIKNIKQNAHIVRWSLDGDRYVVVLNDKIDIYDLETASVTGTVMNPKRISSIKFLNNSILAVAGDDESVRMCDIGKAKWVCEFKAHETRVKAVDSLMMEDYCLVVTASNDGFIKMWKLHLKEELEPPTLLGEVNTTARLTCLSVWKPSAQQVHEESTSAATTSEELARELAKTKRVRITVEEVILEDESKPKKKKKDSGK from the exons ATGGCAGCAGTTGTGGGACTCATCGCTGGCAGCTACGAGCAGATCACCTTTGGTTACCAAGTAAAAACCGATGAAAAA GAGTGGACAGCCAAAGCTGACTTCACACATCATGCTCACACAGCTTCGGTATCAGCGGTGGCAGCCAGTGAGAGATTTGTTGTCACGGGAAGCAAAGATGAGACGATTCAGTTGTACGATATGAAGAAACGGACAGAACACGGTGCTTTGCTGCATCATGATG GCAGCATCACCTGCCTGGAGTTTTACGGGACGTCTCATTTACTGAGCGGAGGAGAGGATGGACTCTTGTGTGTGTGGAGCACAAAGAAGTGGGAGTGTCTGAAATCCATTAAAGCCCACAA GGGTCATGTCACATCGCTGTCCGTCCATCCTTCTGGGAAACTTGCAATGTCAGTTGGAACAGATAAGACTCTGAG AACCTGGAACCTGATTAACGGAAGGTCAGCTTTTATCAAAAACATCAAACAGA ATGCCCACATCGTCAGATGGTCTCTTGACGGGGATAGATACGTCGTTGTGTTGAATGACAAAATTGACATCTACGACCTGGAGACGGCGTCTGTGACGGGAACGGTCATGAACCCAAAGAGGATCTCTTCCATTAAGTTCCTAAAT AACTCCATCTTGGCCGTCGCAGGAGACGATGAATCTGTGAGGATGTGTGACATTGGAAAAGCAAAGTGGGTGTGTGAGTTCAAGGCTCATGAAACCAG aGTCAAAGCAGTTGATAGTTTGATGATGGAAGATTATTGTCTGGTGGTGACTGCTTCAAACGATGGCTTCATCAAAATGTGGAAGCTCCATCTCAAAGAG GAGCTGGAGCCTCCCACCCTCTTAGGAGAAGTGAACACGACGGCCAGACTAAcgtgcctttctgtgtggaaacCGTCAGCACAGCAGGTCCATGAggaatcaacatctgcagcaacAACATCTGAAG AGCTCGCTCGGGAACTTGCAAAGACGAAGAGGGTCCGAATAACAGTAGAAGAAGTAATTCTGGAAGACGAAAGCAAacccaaaaagaagaaaaaggacagtggaaaatag
- the LOC133451881 gene encoding uridylate-specific endoribonuclease C-like translates to MARGQQASQELSELLNQLWHLDTNRLKPGTDYSISPQGKAGYVAQGSNHARDRAHAPLFTYVNEEKVKKIETYAHFVNLLDNYEMSTGVSETVTSEELHENKRFIDSIMETDLMKCAHSYLVRKGQSPSDSGQFKRQLYDIWFRLYHRDRSGGKDSCGFEHVFVGETKYDDEIMGLHNWVQFYLQEKHGHIDYKGYKARANKDTPDEDDHVLNLQFSWKGLVKPIGGSFIGVSPEFEVALFTIIFLMSNEKKTSVVVKVDEYMLELVVYRYGRSIGTSYPKLLSSNNRDL, encoded by the exons ATGGCAAGAGG TCAGCAGGCTAGCCAGGAACTCTCTGAGCTTCTTAATCAGCTGTGGCACTTGGACACCAACCGCCTCAAGCCCGGGACTGATTACAGTATTTCCCCCCAG GGGAAGGCAGGTTATGTGGCTCAGGGCAGTAACCATGCCAGAGATCGGGCTCATGCTCCGCTCTTCACATATGTCAACGaagaaaaagtgaagaaaattGAGACGTATGCAC ATTTCGTCAATTTGCTGGACAACTATGAGATGTCCACAGGCGTGTCAGAGACGGTTACCTCAGAAGAGCTTCACGAGAACAAACGCTTTATTGATTCCATAATGGAGACTGATCTCATGAAG TGCGCTCACAGCTATCTGGTCAGGAAGGGACAGTCGCCATCAGATTCCGGACAGTTCAAGAGACAGCTGTATGACATCTGGTTCCGCCTCTACCACAGGGACCGGAGCGGAGG TAAGGATTCCTGTGGATTTGAGCATGTGTTTGTGGGGGAGACCAAGTATGACGATGAGATCATGGGCCTTCACAACTGGGTCCAGTTCTACTTGCAGGAAAAGCATGGCCACATCGACTACAAAGGCTACAAAGCTAGAGCTAACAAAGACACA cctgatGAGGACGACCACGTTCTGAACCTCCAGTTCAGCTGGAAAGGTTTGGTGAAGCCGATCGGTGGTTCCTTCATCGGTGTCAGTCCAGAGTTTGAGGTCGCTCTTTTCACCATTATCTTCCTCATGTCGAATGAGAAGAAGACCTCCGTGGTGGTGAAGGTGGACGAGTACATGCTGGAGCTGGTTGTCTATCGATACGGCCGATCTATTGGCACATCCTATCCCAAACTGCTCAGCAGCAACAACAGAGATTTGTAA
- the cc2d1b gene encoding coiled-coil and C2 domain-containing protein 1B has translation MFGKKKRAPMPKGQGAAAAKQMGLFVDMDPEEMMMGMDEDLEAELAAITGNKAAAGGRAKPKGRSPLPMEDIARMADDCMRDLDEDDDDDNVEDDEDLLAELQEVVGEEEAEDAVTISSISSATAESSQAEQPESPAAQQREVKVSSAAPGSLQHTIEERVAMYRTALQNAKTAGETSKARRYDRGLKTLESMLAAVKRGRPVNEAEIPPPVATGAPSAAPRPPVPARPPVPARPPPPVPSPPERTRQEQSDAASPPDIITPNSEEEQSSSATLTPSSLPSPEELTKEAADVTQTTQADVSEASKTMLLERQKGYKLAALRAKKQGDMDQAKLYFKTSKRFDAVIEALEKGQAVDLSGLPPPLEQGAGGSSAPGNKSSSGQNTQPAQPVAAAQAPAAPSAPSAPKDVLEALEQRRAKYVEASAQAKASGDDRKARMHDRIAKQYQSAIRTHKAGKAVNFDELPVPPGFPPIPGQKVEGAEQGFIAALEAANKLASTDVSEEGGEEEEKDEESKPAVPQKPKKLMLDVPTAGQGQKTSPSPSPERAAQREGLSPTAVQQLEFLESRKKQYMKAALQAKQKNDLEQAKVFLRTAKGLDPMIEAARGGKTVDISTVPSPPGDEEDDFILVHHSDVQISEKAEQVYTQLAHILKEQYEKCLTHSKQFTHLGNVSETTKFEKMAESCKKNMDILKLAQSRGLPPPKHHFEERSFHTVRIFPDLSSTDMVVVIVKGMNLPAPSGIQSNDLDAYIKFDFPYPSTEQPQRHKTTVVKNTNSPEYNQSFMLSINRNHRGFRRVVTSKGLKLELLHKGGFLRSDKPIGTSLVKLDKLETQSEIREIVEVMDGRKHTGGRVEVKVQLREPLSGQDMQTSTERWLVIDSSQVHV, from the exons atgtttgggaagaagaaaagagcacCTATGCCCAAAGGCCAGGGCGCCGCTGCGGCCAAGCAG ATGGGTCTGTTTGTAGACATGGACCCCGAGGAGATGATGATGGGCATGGATGAGGATCTGGAGGCTGAACTTGCTGCAATTactggaaataaagctgctgctggaggaagAGCCAAGCCCAAGGGCAGGA GCCCCCTGCCCATGGAAGACATCGCAAGAATGGCTGACGATTGTATGAGAGATCTGGATGAGGATGACGACGATGACAACgttgaagatgatgaagatctGTTG GCTGAACTCCAGGAAGTGGTGGGTGAGGAGGAAGCTGAGGATGCGGTAACAATTTCCTCTATATCCTCTGCCACCGCTGAATCTTCTCAAGCAGAACAGCCAGAGTCCCCAGCTGCACAG CAGCGGGAAGTGAAGGTCTCCTCAGCAGCACCTGGCAGCCTCCAACATACCATCGAAGAGCGAGTGGCTATGTACAGGACAGCGCTGCAAAATGCCAAGACTGCAGGGGAGACGTCCAAAGCCAGGAGATACGACCGCGGCCTCAAG ACACTTGAGTCCATGCTCGCGGCTGTGAAAAGAGGGAGACCTGTAAACgaagcagagatccctccaccTGTCGCCACTGGAGCACCCAGCGCTGCCCCTCGGCCCCCTGTTCCTGCGAGGCCCCCTGTTCCCGCGAGGCCTCCTCCCCCGGTACCGTCGCCTCCTGAAAGGACTCGGCAGGAGCAGTCGGACGCTGCATCTCCACCTGACATTATTACACCCAACAGTGAAGAGGAGCAGTCTTCCTCTGCTACACTCACTCCGAGCAGCCTCCCATCGCCTGAGGAGCTCACTAAGGAAGCTGCAGACGTCACACAGACCACCCAGGCAGATG TGAGCGAGGCGTCCAAGACGATGCTTTTGGAGAGGCAGAAGGGATACAAGTTGGCAGCTCTGAGAGCCAAGAAGCAAGGAGATATGGATCAAGCTAAGCTTTACTTCAAGACCAGCAAG AGGTTCGATGCAGTGATTGAGGCGTTGGAAAAAGGACAAGCAGTTGACCTCAGCGGCCTTCCACCACCTCTGGAACAAG GTGCAGGAGGAAGCTCCGCTCCAGGGAACAAATCTTCCTCCGGGCAAAACACACAGCCTGCTCAACCAGTTGCAGCTGCTCAAG CCCCGGCTGCCCCATCGGCGCCTTCAGCTCCCAAAGACGTGCTGGAGGCTCTCGAACAGAGACGAGCCAAGTACGTGGAGGCGTCCGCTCAGGCCAAAGCCAGCGGAGACGACCGAAAGGCCCGAATGCATGACCGTATCGCCaag CAATATCAGAGTGCCATTCGAACTCACAAAGCAGGAAAAGCCGTGAACTTTGATGAGCTGCCAGTTCCCCCTG GCTTTCCTCCAATCCCCGGCCAGAAGGTGGAAGGAGCTGAGCAAGGGTTTATTGCTGCTCTGGAGGCAGCCAACAAACTCGCTTCTACTGATGTTTCTGAAGAGGGGGGtgaagaagaggagaaggatGAAGAG TCAAAGCCTGCCGTTCCACAAAAGCCCAAAAAGCTCATGCTAGACGTCCCAACGGCAGGTCAGGGACAAAAAACCTCTCCATCACCTTCCCCTGAAAGAGCAGCTCAGAGGGAGGGACTGTCACCAACAG CTGTTCAGCAGCTGGAGTTCCTGGAGAGTCGGAAGAAGCAGTACATGAAGGCGGCTCTGCAGGCGAAGCAGAAGAACGACCTGGAGCAGGCAAAGGTTTTTCTCCGCACCGCAAAGGGCTTGGACCCCATGATCGAGGCGGCGCGCGGTGGAAAAACTGTGGATATCAGCACG GTCCCGTCTCCTCCAGGTGACGAAGAGGATGACTTCATCCTGGTTCATCACAGCGACGTGCAGATTTCAGAGAAAGCGGAGCAGGTTTACACGCAGCTGGCCCACATCCTGAAAGAGCAGTACGAG AAATGCTTGACTCATTCCAAGCAGTTTACACATCTGGGGAACGTATCTGAAACAACCAA GTTTGAGAAAATGGCAGAAAGTTGTAAGAAGAACATGGATATCCTGAAGCTCGCTCAGTCGAGGGGTCTGCCTCCTCCCAAGCACCACTTTGAGGAGAGATCATTTCACACCGTAAG AATATTTCCAGATCTGAGCAGCACTGACATGGTGGTTGTCATCGTGAAAGGCATGAATCTTCCTGCTCCCAGCG GAATCCAATCAAATGACCTGGATGCCTACATCAAATTTGACTTCCCTTACCCGAGCACG GAGCAGCCGCAGAGACACAAAACTACCGTTGTCAAGAACACTAACTCTCCAG AATACAACCAGAGCTTCATGCTGTCCATCAACCGTAACCACCGCGGCTTCAGGAGAGTGGTGACGTCTAAAGGACTGAAACTGGAGCTGCTGCACAAAGG AGGTTTCCTGCGGAGCGACAAGCCGATCGGGACTTCCCTTGTGAAGCTGGACAAACTGGAGACGCAGAGCGAGATCAGGGAGATCGTAGAG GTGATGGACGGCCGTAAGCACACAGGAGGTCGTGTGGAAGTGAAAGTGCAACTACGGGAGCCCCTGAGCGGTCAGGACATGCAGACGAGCACAGAGCGCTGGCTGGTGATCGACTCGTCACAG GTCCATGTCTAG